In one Sphingomonas sp. S1-29 genomic region, the following are encoded:
- a CDS encoding peptide MFS transporter has product MPIIPTIALGFLAILLAGGVYVATTKSPEVAGHPKGLYVLFFAEMWERFSFYGMRALLIFYLTKHWLFDDSQGNLIYGAYLSLVYITPVLGGYLADRYLGQRKAVQFGAVLLTIGHALMAFEGTGGQADPIINIFWLALAFIIVGSGFLKANISVIVGQLYPLTDVRRDGAYTIFYIGINVGAALGVIMAGWLGETYGWAYGFGAAGIGMLLGLIVFILGRPFLLGRGEAPRPLTKRTEWSLYGVGLVAIAVMWALIQYQDVIQNLLIFSGIALLGYVLFESFKLEPHARDRMFVVLFLIALNPVFWGLFEQAGGSLNLYTDRYVSRGDVPASLFQSINAIYIILLGPIFATLWVLLGRRGFEPSTPAKFGLALVQVGLGFLVFVWGAQSVGPGVATPVLFVFLIYLLHTTGELCLSPVGLSAMNRLAPRHLASLIMGAWFYMTAVGNFVAGKIGEATGGEGGEMTQEGTLAVYSTIGWWTIGIAAVVLALSPLVKRWMHLDTLADEDRAMLGQAELAEPAAAGVNTKGETKR; this is encoded by the coding sequence TTGCCCATCATCCCGACGATCGCGCTGGGATTCCTCGCGATCCTCCTGGCCGGCGGCGTGTATGTCGCGACGACCAAATCGCCCGAGGTGGCGGGTCACCCCAAGGGGCTGTACGTCCTGTTCTTCGCCGAAATGTGGGAGCGCTTCTCCTTCTACGGCATGCGCGCGCTGCTGATCTTCTACCTCACCAAGCATTGGCTGTTCGACGATTCGCAGGGCAACCTAATCTATGGTGCCTATCTGTCGCTGGTCTACATCACCCCCGTGCTCGGCGGCTATCTCGCCGATCGCTATCTCGGCCAGCGCAAGGCGGTGCAGTTCGGCGCGGTCCTGCTTACCATCGGCCACGCGCTGATGGCGTTCGAAGGAACCGGCGGCCAGGCCGACCCGATCATCAACATCTTCTGGCTGGCGCTCGCCTTCATCATCGTCGGCAGCGGCTTTCTGAAGGCCAACATCTCGGTCATCGTCGGCCAGCTCTATCCGCTCACCGACGTTCGCCGCGATGGCGCGTACACGATCTTCTATATCGGCATTAACGTCGGCGCCGCGCTAGGCGTGATCATGGCGGGCTGGCTCGGCGAGACCTATGGCTGGGCCTATGGCTTCGGCGCGGCGGGCATCGGCATGCTGCTCGGGCTGATCGTTTTCATCCTCGGCCGGCCGTTCCTGCTCGGCCGCGGCGAGGCCCCCCGCCCGCTGACCAAGCGCACCGAATGGTCGCTCTACGGCGTCGGGCTGGTTGCGATCGCGGTGATGTGGGCGCTGATCCAGTATCAGGACGTGATCCAGAACCTGCTGATCTTCTCCGGCATCGCGCTGCTCGGCTATGTGCTGTTCGAAAGCTTCAAGCTCGAACCGCATGCGCGCGACCGGATGTTCGTGGTGCTGTTCCTGATCGCGCTGAACCCGGTGTTCTGGGGGCTGTTCGAGCAGGCGGGCGGCTCGCTCAACCTCTATACCGATCGCTATGTCAGCCGCGGCGACGTGCCGGCATCGCTGTTCCAGTCGATCAACGCCATCTACATCATCCTGCTCGGCCCGATCTTCGCGACCTTGTGGGTGCTGCTCGGCCGGCGCGGGTTCGAACCTTCGACGCCCGCCAAGTTCGGGCTGGCGCTGGTCCAGGTGGGGCTTGGCTTCCTGGTGTTCGTCTGGGGCGCGCAATCGGTGGGCCCGGGCGTCGCGACGCCGGTATTGTTCGTGTTCCTGATCTACCTCCTCCACACCACCGGCGAGCTTTGCCTGTCGCCGGTCGGGCTGTCGGCGATGAACCGGCTCGCGCCGCGCCATCTCGCCAGCCTGATCATGGGTGCCTGGTTCTACATGACCGCGGTCGGCAATTTCGTCGCGGGCAAGATCGGTGAGGCGACCGGCGGCGAAGGCGGCGAGATGACGCAGGAAGGCACGCTTGCGGTCTATTCGACGATCGGCTGGTGGACGATCGGCATCGCCGCGGTGGTGCTCGCGCTATCGCCGCTGGTGAAGCGCTGGATGCACCTCGACACGCTCGCCGACGAAGACCGTGCGATGCTGGGCCAGGCCGAGTTGGCCGAGCCGGCTGCGGCGGGGGTGAATACGAAGGGCGAGACGAAGCGCTGA
- a CDS encoding nitroreductase: protein MFNDLSSLPTYLASRRSGKPRDMVAPGPGDATLRTMIGMAARTPDHGKLAPWRFVIVPAEQRTAFAAMLVAAYRADKPEAGRLEIEAIEQFAHQAPTLVVVVSAPNAASHIPLWEQQLSAGAACMNLLHAAHAHGFVGGWLTGWATYSAAVRDSLAGEGATIAGFVFIGTPSRDLDERPRPDLETIVRYWAE, encoded by the coding sequence ATGTTCAACGATCTCAGTTCGCTACCCACCTATTTGGCCAGCCGCCGTTCGGGCAAGCCGCGCGACATGGTGGCGCCCGGGCCCGGTGATGCGACGCTGCGCACGATGATCGGCATGGCGGCGCGGACGCCCGATCACGGCAAGCTGGCGCCGTGGCGCTTCGTGATCGTGCCCGCCGAGCAGCGGACGGCGTTCGCGGCGATGCTGGTCGCCGCCTATCGCGCCGACAAGCCCGAGGCGGGGCGGCTCGAAATCGAGGCGATCGAGCAGTTCGCGCACCAGGCGCCGACGCTGGTGGTCGTCGTTTCGGCCCCCAATGCCGCCAGCCACATTCCGCTGTGGGAACAGCAATTGTCCGCCGGCGCGGCGTGCATGAACCTGCTCCACGCGGCGCATGCGCATGGCTTCGTCGGGGGATGGCTCACCGGTTGGGCGACCTATTCGGCGGCGGTGCGCGACTCGCTGGCGGGCGAGGGAGCGACGATCGCGGGGTTCGTCTTCATCGGCACGCCGTCACGCGATCTGGACGAGCGTCCGCGTCCCGATCTTGAAACAATCGTACGTTATTGGGCCGAATGA
- a CDS encoding GntR family transcriptional regulator — MTALEHDDAPVYMRLRATIATAILRGEYRAGDQLPSVRAFAAEVGANPLTVAKAYQTFQDDGYVEVRRGVGMFVLPGAAEALRAAERDRFLTSYWPKVREHIALLGLDRDVLFERETA; from the coding sequence ATGACAGCACTCGAACATGACGACGCACCGGTGTACATGCGGCTACGCGCGACGATCGCGACCGCGATCCTGCGCGGGGAATATCGCGCCGGCGACCAGCTCCCCTCGGTCCGCGCCTTTGCCGCCGAAGTCGGCGCCAATCCGCTGACCGTCGCCAAGGCGTACCAGACCTTCCAGGACGACGGCTATGTCGAGGTTCGCCGCGGCGTGGGCATGTTCGTGCTCCCCGGCGCTGCCGAAGCGCTGCGCGCCGCCGAGCGCGACCGGTTCCTGACGAGCTATTGGCCCAAGGTGCGCGAGCATATCGCGCTGCTGGGGCTGGATCGGGATGTGCTGTTCGAGCGCGAGACGGCGTAG
- a CDS encoding acyl-CoA dehydrogenase, whose translation MSFTPPQAEQRFVLDHIVRLDELAASERFADATPDMVDAVLEGVGQFAAGEWAPLDRVGDTVGARWTADGVVMPDGFVAAYQAYVEGGWGTIGSPTDHGGQGMPFAISTAVLDTLGAANMGLALCPTLTVGAIEALMHHGSPQQQAAYLAKLSSGEWTGTMNLTEPQAGSDVGALRTRADPLGDGKWSITGTKIYISYGDHDMAANIVHLVLARTPDAPPGTKGLSLFLVPKYRLDAAGAPGDFNDVRVVSIEHKMGLHASPTCVLSFGDNADCIGELIGHEGGGIAAMFTMMNNARLNVGLQGVQVAERATQKAVAYARDRIQSARAGSASREPVAIIEHPDVRRMLLRMKAQTQAARALVYYAAGQVDRANLGGVDARKRLDLLTPLAKAHGTDIGNEVASIGIQVHGGMGYVEETGAAQQFRDARITPIYEGTNGIQAADLVGRKLGMDNGGVFLAHIADMRAEAKDTGLIALIDACEEVGRHLLTADTDDKLAASYPFLTMLSVATCGWLMERSGMIAAGAEGDPAFLSLKRAAARFYVEQVVPEAQGLKAAAMAKAEVLYALTPEAFAA comes from the coding sequence ATGAGCTTCACCCCACCGCAAGCCGAACAGCGTTTCGTGCTCGACCATATCGTCCGGCTCGACGAGCTTGCGGCGAGCGAACGCTTCGCCGACGCCACGCCCGACATGGTCGATGCGGTGCTCGAAGGCGTGGGGCAGTTCGCCGCGGGCGAATGGGCACCGCTCGACCGGGTGGGCGACACCGTCGGCGCGAGATGGACCGCCGATGGCGTGGTAATGCCCGACGGATTCGTCGCCGCCTACCAGGCCTATGTCGAGGGCGGCTGGGGCACGATCGGATCGCCCACCGACCATGGCGGCCAGGGGATGCCCTTCGCAATCTCGACCGCGGTGCTCGACACGCTCGGCGCGGCGAACATGGGGCTGGCCTTGTGCCCGACGCTCACCGTCGGCGCGATCGAGGCGCTGATGCATCACGGCAGCCCGCAGCAGCAGGCGGCGTATCTCGCCAAGCTGTCGAGCGGCGAATGGACCGGCACGATGAACCTGACCGAGCCGCAGGCGGGAAGCGACGTCGGTGCGCTTCGCACCCGCGCCGATCCGCTCGGCGACGGCAAATGGTCGATCACGGGCACCAAGATCTACATTTCCTATGGCGACCACGACATGGCGGCGAACATCGTCCATCTCGTGCTCGCGCGCACCCCCGATGCGCCGCCGGGCACCAAGGGGCTGAGCCTGTTCCTCGTCCCCAAATATCGCCTCGACGCCGCCGGCGCGCCCGGCGACTTCAACGACGTCCGCGTCGTGTCGATCGAGCACAAGATGGGGCTCCACGCCTCGCCCACCTGCGTCCTGTCATTCGGCGACAATGCCGATTGTATCGGCGAGCTGATCGGCCATGAAGGCGGCGGGATCGCGGCGATGTTCACGATGATGAACAATGCGCGGCTCAACGTCGGGCTGCAGGGCGTCCAGGTCGCCGAGCGCGCGACGCAAAAGGCGGTGGCCTATGCGCGCGACCGCATCCAGTCGGCGCGCGCGGGCAGCGCCAGCCGCGAGCCCGTCGCGATCATCGAGCATCCCGATGTCCGCCGGATGCTGCTGCGGATGAAGGCGCAAACGCAGGCGGCGCGCGCGCTGGTCTATTACGCCGCAGGCCAGGTCGATCGCGCCAATCTGGGTGGTGTCGATGCGCGCAAGCGGCTCGACCTGCTCACCCCGCTCGCCAAGGCGCACGGCACCGACATCGGCAACGAAGTCGCCAGCATCGGCATCCAGGTGCACGGCGGGATGGGCTATGTCGAGGAGACCGGCGCGGCACAGCAGTTCCGCGATGCGCGCATCACCCCGATCTACGAAGGCACCAACGGCATCCAGGCCGCCGACCTGGTCGGGCGCAAGCTCGGCATGGACAATGGCGGCGTGTTCCTGGCGCACATCGCCGACATGCGCGCCGAGGCGAAGGACACCGGGCTGATCGCGCTGATCGACGCCTGCGAGGAGGTCGGGCGGCATCTGCTCACCGCCGACACCGACGACAAATTGGCCGCGAGCTATCCGTTCCTGACGATGCTGTCGGTCGCGACCTGCGGCTGGCTGATGGAGCGATCGGGGATGATCGCGGCAGGGGCCGAGGGCGACCCCGCCTTCCTGTCGCTCAAGCGCGCGGCGGCACGCTTCTATGTCGAGCAGGTCGTGCCCGAAGCGCAGGGACTGAAGGCTGCGGCGATGGCGAAAGCCGAGGTGCTGTATGCGCTGACCCCCGAGGCGTTCGCCGCCTGA
- a CDS encoding L-threonylcarbamoyladenylate synthase — MPSPNPPFVTRTLPYGTAAIAEAAALIAGGGCVAVPTETVYGLAADATDSLAVAGIYAAKGRPSFNPLIVHVADVAGARALAAFDDEAERLAAAFWPGPLTMVLPVREGSGVAGLVTAGLPTIAIRVPAHRAMRALLAACGRPLAAPSANASGGISPTRAAHVVASLGGRVALVIDDGATQAGLESTIVAPGARSILRPGPVTAAMLGEGYAAYAGDAITAPGQLSSHYAPSKPVRLGASEARAGEWLIGFGPVAGDDTLSATGDVVEAAAGLFEALHRADASDAAGIAVAPVPDEGVGVAINDRLGRAAVR, encoded by the coding sequence GTGCCATCACCAAACCCGCCCTTCGTCACCCGGACCTTACCCTACGGCACCGCCGCGATCGCCGAAGCCGCGGCGCTGATCGCTGGCGGCGGGTGCGTCGCGGTGCCGACCGAGACGGTCTATGGCCTCGCCGCCGACGCGACCGATTCGCTGGCGGTTGCCGGGATTTATGCGGCGAAGGGGCGGCCCAGCTTCAACCCGCTGATCGTCCATGTCGCCGATGTCGCAGGCGCGCGCGCGCTGGCGGCGTTCGACGATGAGGCCGAGCGGCTGGCGGCGGCGTTCTGGCCCGGGCCGCTGACGATGGTGTTGCCGGTGCGCGAGGGGAGCGGGGTCGCGGGGCTGGTGACCGCGGGGCTGCCCACGATCGCGATCCGCGTGCCCGCGCACCGCGCGATGCGCGCGCTGCTGGCGGCGTGCGGGCGGCCGCTGGCGGCGCCCTCGGCGAATGCGAGCGGCGGCATCAGTCCGACGCGCGCGGCGCATGTGGTGGCATCGCTCGGCGGGCGGGTGGCGCTGGTGATCGACGACGGCGCGACGCAGGCGGGGCTCGAATCGACGATCGTCGCGCCGGGCGCGCGATCGATCCTGCGGCCGGGGCCGGTGACGGCGGCGATGCTGGGCGAGGGCTATGCGGCCTATGCCGGCGACGCGATCACCGCGCCGGGACAGCTTTCGAGCCACTACGCTCCTTCGAAGCCGGTGCGGCTGGGGGCGAGCGAGGCGCGTGCGGGGGAATGGCTGATTGGCTTCGGGCCGGTGGCCGGGGACGATACGCTGTCGGCGACCGGGGATGTGGTGGAAGCGGCGGCGGGGTTGTTCGAGGCGCTGCACCGCGCCGATGCGAGTGATGCGGCTGGGATCGCGGTGGCACCGGTGCCGGATGAAGGGGTAGGCGTCGCGATCAACGACCGGTTGGGAAGGGCGGCGGTGCGCTAG
- the msrA gene encoding peptide-methionine (S)-S-oxide reductase MsrA, with protein sequence MTIETATLAGGCFWCTEAVYNDVIGVQKVESGYIGGKVPDPTYKQVCGGDTGHAEAIRVTFDRDQISYGELLDIFFATHDPTTLNRQGNDVGTQYRSAIFPHDEAQEAEARAAIERNAGGWPNPIVTTIEPLSTWYPAEDYHQEYWNGDGQRNPYCLSVIPPKLQKLRKSFAARSKAQTAAA encoded by the coding sequence ATGACAATCGAAACCGCAACGCTGGCCGGCGGCTGCTTCTGGTGCACCGAGGCGGTGTATAACGACGTCATCGGCGTCCAGAAGGTCGAAAGCGGCTATATCGGCGGCAAGGTTCCCGATCCGACCTACAAGCAAGTCTGCGGCGGCGATACCGGCCATGCCGAGGCGATCCGCGTGACCTTCGACCGCGACCAGATCAGCTATGGCGAGCTGCTCGACATTTTCTTCGCGACGCACGACCCGACGACGCTCAACCGCCAGGGCAACGACGTCGGCACGCAATATCGCTCGGCGATCTTCCCGCACGACGAAGCGCAGGAAGCCGAAGCGCGCGCCGCGATCGAGCGCAACGCCGGCGGCTGGCCCAATCCGATCGTCACGACGATCGAACCGCTTTCGACCTGGTACCCCGCCGAAGACTATCACCAGGAATATTGGAACGGCGACGGGCAGCGTAATCCCTATTGCCTCAGCGTCATTCCGCCCAAGCTGCAGAAGCTGCGCAAGAGCTTCGCCGCGCGATCGAAGGCGCAGACCGCGGCCGCCTGA
- the galE gene encoding UDP-glucose 4-epimerase GalE, giving the protein MSDFSVLVTGGAGYIGSHAVLALLDAGWRVVVVDNLVTGFDWAVDPRATLVRANIEDEAAVRGAIAEHGVGAIMHFAGSVVVPESVTDPLKYYRNNTAASRSLIESAVVSGVKHFIFSSTAATYGIPEVVPVREDSPKLPINPYGMSKLMTEAMLADVAAAHPMNYAALRYFNVAGADPQGRSGQSTAGATHLIKVAVEAATGKRGHVSVFGTDFATPDGTGVRDYIHVTDLAAAHVEALALLVAKPAESHTLNAGYGRGYSVLEVLNAVDRVTNVTIERRLEGRRAGDPDALVADNAAILAALPWRPKHDDLDGIVRDALAWERKLAERG; this is encoded by the coding sequence ATGAGCGATTTCAGCGTGCTGGTGACGGGCGGGGCGGGCTATATCGGCAGCCATGCGGTGCTGGCGTTGCTCGATGCCGGCTGGCGCGTGGTGGTGGTCGACAATCTGGTGACCGGGTTCGACTGGGCGGTCGATCCGCGCGCGACCTTGGTGCGCGCCAATATCGAGGACGAGGCCGCGGTGCGCGGCGCGATCGCCGAGCACGGCGTCGGCGCGATCATGCACTTCGCCGGATCGGTGGTGGTGCCCGAATCGGTGACCGACCCGCTCAAATATTATCGCAACAACACTGCCGCCTCGCGCAGCCTGATCGAGAGCGCGGTCGTGTCGGGGGTGAAGCATTTCATCTTCTCGTCGACCGCGGCGACCTATGGCATTCCTGAAGTCGTGCCGGTGCGCGAGGACAGCCCCAAGCTGCCGATCAACCCCTATGGCATGTCGAAGCTGATGACCGAGGCGATGCTCGCCGACGTCGCTGCCGCGCATCCGATGAACTATGCGGCGCTGCGCTATTTCAATGTCGCGGGTGCCGATCCGCAGGGGCGCTCGGGCCAGTCGACCGCGGGTGCGACGCACCTGATCAAGGTCGCGGTCGAGGCGGCGACGGGTAAGCGCGGGCATGTGTCGGTGTTCGGCACCGATTTCGCGACCCCCGACGGCACCGGGGTGCGCGACTATATCCATGTAACCGACCTGGCCGCCGCGCATGTCGAGGCGCTGGCGCTGCTGGTGGCCAAGCCCGCCGAGAGCCACACGCTGAACGCGGGTTATGGGCGCGGTTATTCGGTGCTCGAGGTGCTCAATGCGGTTGACCGGGTGACCAATGTGACGATCGAGCGGCGGCTCGAGGGGCGGCGCGCGGGCGATCCCGACGCGCTGGTGGCGGACAATGCCGCGATCCTGGCGGCGCTGCCGTGGCGGCCCAAGCATGACGATCTCGACGGGATCGTGCGCGATGCGCTGGCGTGGGAGCGGAAGTTGGCGGAGCGGGGGTAG
- a CDS encoding S-methyl-5'-thioadenosine phosphorylase, translated as MAGWTIGIIGGSGLYDVEGVEDGRWVEVDTPWGRPSDALYQGRMGEVGVVFLPRHGRGHRIAPSDLNARANIDALKRLGVTDVLAISSVGSLAEERAPGTFTIVDQFVDRTKGRPSSFFGTGMVAHVSMADPVCPRLSALAADAARAGGAVTHAGGTYLAMEGPQFSTRAESNLYRLWGCDVIGMTAMPEAKLAREAELPYALVGMVTDYDCWREGEEAVDVAQVIAQLTDNAAKARALVVALLKGLPAQRPASPIDTCLDAALITAPHARDPALLAKLDAVAGRVLFSPP; from the coding sequence ATGGCGGGCTGGACGATCGGGATCATCGGCGGGTCGGGGCTGTACGATGTCGAGGGGGTCGAGGACGGTCGCTGGGTCGAGGTCGACACGCCTTGGGGCCGCCCTTCGGACGCGCTGTACCAGGGGCGGATGGGCGAGGTAGGCGTCGTCTTCCTCCCCCGCCACGGACGCGGCCACCGGATCGCGCCGTCGGACCTCAACGCGCGCGCCAATATCGACGCGCTCAAGCGGCTGGGCGTCACCGACGTGCTCGCGATCTCGTCGGTCGGCAGCCTGGCCGAGGAACGCGCGCCGGGCACCTTCACCATCGTCGACCAGTTCGTCGATCGCACCAAGGGGCGCCCGTCGAGCTTCTTCGGCACCGGCATGGTCGCGCATGTCTCGATGGCCGACCCCGTGTGCCCGCGCCTGTCGGCGCTCGCCGCCGACGCCGCGCGCGCGGGCGGCGCGGTGACGCATGCCGGCGGCACCTACCTCGCGATGGAAGGCCCGCAATTCTCGACCCGCGCCGAGAGCAACCTGTATCGCTTATGGGGCTGCGACGTCATCGGCATGACCGCGATGCCCGAAGCCAAGCTCGCGCGCGAGGCCGAGCTTCCCTATGCGCTGGTCGGCATGGTCACCGATTATGATTGCTGGCGCGAGGGCGAGGAAGCCGTCGATGTCGCGCAGGTGATCGCCCAGCTGACCGACAACGCCGCCAAGGCGCGGGCGTTGGTGGTGGCGTTGCTCAAGGGCTTGCCGGCGCAGCGGCCCGCGTCGCCGATCGATACCTGCCTCGACGCCGCGCTGATCACCGCGCCCCACGCGCGCGATCCGGCGCTGCTGGCGAAGCTCGATGCGGTGGCGGGCCGGGTGCTCTTCTCTCCTCCCTGA
- a CDS encoding DUF2147 domain-containing protein has protein sequence MIRKALFIACIAISAPALAADPITGRWVTQGGEGVVAIERCGGAICGKLARIVKPTPGAPTTDVNNPDEALRNRPLLGTTILSGFIDGGKEWRGTIYDPKSGRSYRSTVRASGDKLAVKGCIAVFCRTQEWTRLR, from the coding sequence ATGATCCGCAAAGCCCTGTTCATCGCGTGCATCGCGATCTCCGCCCCGGCGCTCGCCGCCGACCCTATCACCGGGCGCTGGGTGACGCAGGGCGGCGAAGGCGTGGTGGCGATCGAACGCTGCGGTGGCGCGATTTGCGGCAAGCTGGCGCGGATCGTGAAGCCGACGCCGGGCGCGCCGACTACCGACGTCAACAATCCGGACGAAGCGCTGCGCAACCGGCCGCTGCTGGGCACGACGATTCTGAGCGGCTTTATCGACGGCGGCAAGGAATGGCGCGGGACGATCTACGACCCCAAATCGGGGCGAAGCTATCGATCGACGGTGCGCGCGAGCGGCGACAAGCTGGCGGTAAAGGGATGTATCGCGGTTTTCTGTCGCACCCAGGAATGGACGCGGTTGCGGTAG
- a CDS encoding amino acid permease produces MHGIFRRKAIDASDRGAGQTLTPTLSWPHLMALGVGAIVGTGILTLIGVGADRAGPAVILSFVIAGGICACAALAYAEMATMMPASGAAYSYSYAVLGEIIAWVVGWSLILEYSLVVSTVAVGWSGYAAPLLTSIGFPAMLTQGPELGGLVNVPAIGIIGIVAALLIFGTRESATLNAVLVAVKLIALTVFVVVTLPYFNAANLEPFMPYGFPKSVDAAGAERGVMAAAAIIFFAFYGFDAISTAAEETKNPARDLAIGIVGSMVACIIIYMLVAVAAVGAVSYTAFANSAEPLALVLRELDQPAAATFLAVSAVIALPTVLLAFLFGQSRIFFTMARDGLLPRSLAKISSRGSPVRITIFTAIIVAIIAGVLPIDQIAALANAGTLAAFIAVSVCMLVLRRRAPNAERRFRAPLAWVVGPAAILGCLYLFFSLPSQTQFWFLLWNIGGLAVYFGYARKNAAD; encoded by the coding sequence ATGCACGGTATCTTCAGGCGCAAGGCGATCGACGCCAGCGATCGCGGCGCGGGACAGACGCTGACGCCGACGCTGTCGTGGCCGCATCTGATGGCGCTGGGCGTCGGCGCGATCGTCGGCACCGGCATCCTGACGCTGATCGGCGTCGGCGCCGATCGCGCCGGCCCCGCGGTGATCCTGTCCTTCGTAATCGCCGGCGGAATCTGTGCCTGCGCCGCGCTCGCCTATGCCGAGATGGCGACGATGATGCCCGCATCGGGCGCCGCCTATTCGTACAGCTACGCCGTGCTCGGCGAGATCATCGCCTGGGTCGTCGGCTGGAGCCTGATCCTCGAATATTCGCTGGTCGTCTCGACCGTCGCGGTCGGCTGGTCGGGCTATGCCGCGCCCTTGCTCACCAGCATCGGCTTTCCTGCGATGCTGACGCAAGGCCCCGAGCTGGGCGGCTTGGTCAACGTGCCCGCGATCGGCATCATCGGCATCGTCGCGGCGCTGCTGATCTTCGGCACGCGCGAATCGGCGACGCTCAACGCGGTACTCGTCGCGGTGAAGCTGATCGCGCTCACCGTGTTCGTCGTCGTCACGCTGCCCTATTTCAACGCCGCCAATCTCGAACCCTTCATGCCCTATGGCTTCCCCAAATCGGTCGACGCCGCGGGTGCCGAGCGCGGGGTGATGGCGGCGGCGGCGATCATCTTCTTCGCCTTCTACGGCTTCGACGCGATCTCGACCGCGGCCGAGGAAACCAAGAACCCCGCGCGCGATCTGGCGATCGGCATCGTCGGGTCGATGGTCGCGTGCATCATCATCTACATGCTCGTCGCGGTCGCCGCGGTGGGAGCGGTTTCCTATACCGCCTTCGCCAATTCGGCCGAGCCGCTCGCGCTGGTGCTGCGCGAACTCGATCAGCCCGCAGCAGCGACCTTCCTCGCGGTGTCGGCGGTGATCGCGCTGCCGACGGTGCTGCTGGCGTTCCTGTTCGGCCAGAGCCGGATCTTCTTCACGATGGCGCGCGACGGACTGCTGCCGCGCAGCCTCGCCAAGATCTCGTCGCGCGGATCGCCGGTGCGGATCACGATCTTCACCGCGATCATCGTCGCGATCATCGCCGGTGTGCTGCCGATCGACCAGATCGCCGCGCTCGCCAATGCCGGCACGCTGGCGGCCTTTATCGCGGTATCGGTGTGCATGCTGGTACTCCGCCGCCGCGCACCCAACGCCGAACGCCGCTTCCGCGCGCCGCTGGCGTGGGTGGTCGGGCCCGCAGCGATCCTGGGCTGCCTGTATCTGTTCTTCAGCCTGCCCAGCCAGACCCAATTCTGGTTCCTGCTGTGGAATATCGGCGGGCTGGCGGTGTATTTCGGCTATGCGCGCAAGAACGCGGCGGATTGA
- a CDS encoding HesB/IscA family protein: MTTTTRQRPQAILLTPAAEARVAALMARAPADAIGVKLSTPRRGCSGLAYSVDYVTAANPMDERIETAGGSFFVDGGSVLYLIGSTMDWVEDDFTAGFVFTNPNAKGACGCGESFTV; encoded by the coding sequence ATGACCACCACCACCCGCCAACGCCCGCAAGCGATCCTGCTCACCCCCGCCGCCGAAGCGCGCGTCGCCGCGCTGATGGCGCGCGCCCCCGCCGACGCGATCGGGGTGAAGCTTTCGACCCCGCGCCGCGGTTGCTCGGGGCTCGCCTATTCGGTCGACTATGTCACCGCCGCCAACCCGATGGACGAGCGGATCGAGACCGCTGGCGGCAGCTTCTTCGTCGACGGCGGATCGGTGCTGTACCTGATCGGCAGCACGATGGACTGGGTCGAGGACGACTTCACCGCCGGCTTCGTGTTCACCAACCCCAACGCCAAGGGCGCCTGCGGCTGCGGCGAGAGCTTTACGGTTTAA
- a CDS encoding SUF system Fe-S cluster assembly protein, which produces MSDRIAIEEVDAVQPPARARVDIDAPAAPTPREATPREERSRDYLDGFLAQKPVEAGAGEPGGDVYEAIIAALKDIFDPEIPVNIYDLGLIYGVEVTDDGHAVVTMTLTTPHCPVAESMPMEVELRVGAVPGVGHAEVNLIWDPPWDPQKMSDDAKLELGML; this is translated from the coding sequence ATGAGCGATCGGATTGCGATCGAGGAAGTCGATGCGGTGCAACCGCCGGCGCGCGCGCGGGTCGATATCGACGCGCCTGCTGCACCCACCCCGCGCGAGGCCACCCCACGCGAGGAGCGCTCGCGCGACTATCTCGACGGGTTCCTGGCGCAAAAGCCCGTCGAGGCGGGCGCGGGCGAGCCCGGCGGCGACGTCTATGAGGCGATCATCGCCGCGCTGAAGGACATTTTCGACCCCGAGATCCCGGTCAACATCTATGATCTCGGGCTGATCTACGGCGTCGAGGTGACCGACGACGGCCATGCGGTGGTGACGATGACGCTCACCACCCCGCATTGCCCGGTCGCCGAATCGATGCCGATGGAAGTCGAATTGCGCGTCGGCGCGGTGCCCGGGGTTGGCCATGCAGAGGTCAATCTGATCTGGGATCCGCCTTGGGACCCGCAGAAGATGAGCGACGACGCGAAGCTAGAATTGGGAATGCTGTAA